In Salvelinus sp. IW2-2015 linkage group LG23, ASM291031v2, whole genome shotgun sequence, a genomic segment contains:
- the hsd20b2 gene encoding hydroxysteroid (20-beta) dehydrogenase 2 isoform X3: MTHQEIFLTNAPIRLRFLGGALHVVCLIVTGATSGIGKAYANELARRGLDIVLVSRSKDKLHIVAKEIESQHGRQTQIIQTDFTEGHDIYPXIAEALRDLDIGILVNNVGMNYSDKLVHFLDIPNPEQRTTQVINCNILSVTQMTRLVSPRMVARGNGLIINMSSEAGAQPQPMLSLYSATKIFVTYFSRSLNSEYXSXGITVQCVAPFMVSTNMTHNLPPNLLLKSASAFAREALNTVGHSSYTSGCVSHALQHIALSIFFPDWLRLSSYCVKQTEKFAQRTQEKKNMK, from the exons ATGACGCACCAGGAAATATTCCTGACCAATGCGCCGATTAGATTAAGATTCTTGGGCGGAGCGTTGCACGTTGTATGTCTAA TTGTCACAGGGGCTACCTCAGGGATTGGCAAAGCTTATGCAAATGAG TTGGCCAGAAGAGGTCTGGACATTGTACTGGTCAGCCGGTCAAAAGATAAACTCCACATTGTCGCCAAGGAAATTG AGAGCCAACATGGACGCCAGACCCAGATCATCCAGACAGACTTCACAGAGGGCCATGACATCTACCCTGYTATAGCTGAGGCACTACGGGACCTGGACATAGGCATCCTAG TTAATAATGTAGGCATGAACTATTCTGACAAGTTGGTACATTTCCTGGACATTCCCAACCCTGAGCAG AGAACCACCCAGGTGATCAACTGTAACATCCTCTCTGTCACCCAG ATGACCAGACTGGTTTCTCCACGCATGGTTGCAAG AGGGAACGGTCTGATCATCAACATGT CTTCAGAGGCAGGTGCTCAACCACAACCCATGCTGTCTCTCTACTCCGCCACCAAG ATTTTTGTGACATATTTTTCCAGRTCTCTGAATTCAGAGTACARGTCAMAGGGAATAACAGTTCAG TGTGTGGCTCCCTTTATGGTGTCCACTAACATGACCCACAACTTGCCCCCCAACCTGTTGTTGAAGAGTGCCAGTGCTTTTGCCCGTGAAGCTCTGAACACAGTGGGTCACTCTAGCTACACCAGCGGCTGTGTGTCTCACGCTCTTCAG CACATTGCTCTGTCCATTTTCTTCCCTGATTGGCTGCGCCTTTCATCCTACTGTGTGAAGCAGACAGAGAAATTTGCACAGAGGAcacaggagaaaaaaaatatgaaatga
- the hsd20b2 gene encoding hydroxysteroid (20-beta) dehydrogenase 2 isoform X2: MDTVTVSDSILVRGLVFIGGFTVLYYMLKWSWICWCGFRVYVLSKVWQTDLKAYGQWAVVTGATSGIGKAYANELARRGLDIVLVSRSKDKLHIVAKEIESQHGRQTQIIQTDFTEGHDIYPXIAEALRDLDIGILVNNVGMNYSDKLVHFLDIPNPEQRTTQVINCNILSVTQMTRLVSPRMVARGNGLIINMSSEAGAQPQPMLSLYSATKCVAPFMVSTNMTHNLPPNLLLKSASAFAREALNTVGHSSYTSGCVSHALQHIALSIFFPDWLRLSSYCVKQTEKFAQRTQEKKNMK; this comes from the exons ATGGATACTGTCACTGTATCAGACTCGATACTTGTGAGGGGACTGGTGTTCATAGGTGGCTTCACAGTGCTGTATTACATGCTAAAATGGTCCTGGATTTGCTGGTGTGGATTCAGAGTGTACGTGCTGTCAAAAGTTTGGCAAACTGATTTAAAGGCATATGGACAATGGGCAG TTGTCACAGGGGCTACCTCAGGGATTGGCAAAGCTTATGCAAATGAG TTGGCCAGAAGAGGTCTGGACATTGTACTGGTCAGCCGGTCAAAAGATAAACTCCACATTGTCGCCAAGGAAATTG AGAGCCAACATGGACGCCAGACCCAGATCATCCAGACAGACTTCACAGAGGGCCATGACATCTACCCTGYTATAGCTGAGGCACTACGGGACCTGGACATAGGCATCCTAG TTAATAATGTAGGCATGAACTATTCTGACAAGTTGGTACATTTCCTGGACATTCCCAACCCTGAGCAG AGAACCACCCAGGTGATCAACTGTAACATCCTCTCTGTCACCCAG ATGACCAGACTGGTTTCTCCACGCATGGTTGCAAG AGGGAACGGTCTGATCATCAACATGT CTTCAGAGGCAGGTGCTCAACCACAACCCATGCTGTCTCTCTACTCCGCCACCAAG TGTGTGGCTCCCTTTATGGTGTCCACTAACATGACCCACAACTTGCCCCCCAACCTGTTGTTGAAGAGTGCCAGTGCTTTTGCCCGTGAAGCTCTGAACACAGTGGGTCACTCTAGCTACACCAGCGGCTGTGTGTCTCACGCTCTTCAG CACATTGCTCTGTCCATTTTCTTCCCTGATTGGCTGCGCCTTTCATCCTACTGTGTGAAGCAGACAGAGAAATTTGCACAGAGGAcacaggagaaaaaaaatatgaaatga
- the slc12a9 gene encoding solute carrier family 12 member 9, translating into MSNEHTPLLAHGVCGLSADNAVCGIGESEGTGEASTPNAVPRKLNTFFGVMVPTVLSMFSIVLFLRTGFVVGHAGLLQGLVMLLVAYTIISLTILSICAISTNGAVQGGGAYFMISRSLGPEFGGSIGLMFFLAKVCACGVYVLGLVEALLDIFGQDPVSSSAFRVLPQGYWYTVLYSSIVLLLVLMVCLVGAHIFARTSFLILLVVTISLLSIYISPLALTTPLKFLITHQGPGNQTLTYNASYTGFNGTTLKDNLGSGYTVDYSTGKVMSFATVFAVMFTSCTGIMAGANMSGELKNPSAAIPKGTIIAVLYTFIVYVLLFILASSTCERTLLAQDYGFFQRINIWPPFVTIGIYCSALSAAMCSLIGASRILHALALDQLFGFPLAPAAITSSSGNPWVAVLYTWGLAQCVVFAGQLNAIAGLVTVFYLLAYAAVDLACLALEWASAPNFRPTFQVFSWHTCLLGILSCLVMMFVINPVYSSASIVLLLLLLLFLHYRSPTSSWGYISQALIFHQVRKYLLMLDVRKDHVKFWRPQVLLMVANPRSSCQLINFVNQLKKGGLFVLGHVKLGDLDTLPSDPVQQQYNFWLSLVDKLGVKAFVDLTLSSSVRQGTQHLLRITGLGGMKPNTLVLGFYDSCTPEDYFLQDHAFCESKGSGGDDFGVDLPSLQAHFPPVRHVESPRWLTSEEYVGIISDAIKMSKNVCLGRYFFQLQGEGMGTKTDGATRIIDVWPLNLLQPSSTSAASVDVCSLFLLQMACVLNMASRWRHARMRIFLCVEAESSDQGWVVKEETYRELLRKLRIRASIKIVPWDSVVQLYGQKRTQDPELEGLTKPAQTLSEDFQSAVNRMLMEHSAEAAVRFLYLPRPPAHSSQSQKYLSQLEAVTYGLGPTLLIHGLTPVTCTEL; encoded by the exons ATGTCTAAtgaacacacacccctcctcgCCCATGGGGTATGTGGTCTGTCAGCAGACAATGCAGTGTGTGGCATAGGGGAGTCAGAGGGCACTGGGGAGGCCAGCACTCCTAATGCTGTACCTCGAAAGCTCAACACCTTCTTCGGGGTGATGGTGCCCACTGTCCTCTCCATGTTTAGCATTGTCCTCTTCCTCAGAACTG GGTTTGTGGTTGGTCATGCGGGGCTCTTGCAGGGTCTTGTGATGCTGCTTGTAGCTTACACCATTATCTCCCTCACCATCTTGTCCATCTGTGCTATTTCCACCAACGGTGCTGTGCAGGGAGGTGGGGCCTATT TCATGATCAGTCGATCTTTGGGCCCAGAGTTTGGAGGAAGCATTGGCCTCATGTTCTTCCTGGCCAAAGTGTGTGCATGTGGAGTGTATGTGCTTGGTCTGGTAGAGGCACTACTTGACATATTTGGTCAGGATCCAG TGTCCTCCTCTGCATTTCGAGTGCTTCCCCAGGGCTACTGGTACACAGTGCTGTACTCTTCYATAGTTCTCCTGCTGGTTCTGATGGTGTGCCTAGTGGGCGCCCACATCTTCGCCCGCACCTCCTTCCTCATCCTGCTGGTGGTGACCATCTCCCTTCTGTCCATCTACATCAGCCCCCTGGCGCTGACCACGCCCCTAAAGTTCCTCATCACCCACCAGGGCCCTGGCAACCAGACCCTCACCTACAACGCCAGCTACACAGGCTTCAACGGCACCACGCTGAAGGACAACCTGGGCT cGGGCTACACTGTGGACTACAGCACTGGTAAAGTCATGTCATTCGCCACCGTGTTCGCTGTCATGTTCACCAGCTGCACCGGAATCATGGCCGGAGCCAACATGTCAG GAGAGCTGAAGAACCCCAGTGCTGCCATTCCCAAAGGCACCATTATTGCAGTCCTCTACACCTTCATAGTCTATGTCCTGCTCTTCATCCTGGCCAGCTCCACCTGTGAAAG GACCCTGTTGGCTCAGGATTACGGGTTCTTCCAGCGTATAAACATCTGGCCTCCATTTGTCACCATCGGGATCTATTGTTCCGCCCTGTCAGCAGCCATGTGCTCTCTGATTGGGGCGTCCCGGATCCTCCACGCCCTCGCACTGGACCAACTCTTTG GTTTTCCATTGGCTCCTGCTGCTATCACATCTAGCTCAGGCAACCCATGGGTGGCAGTGCTCTACACCTGGGGGTTGGCACAG tgtgtggtgtttgcAGGCCAGCTTAATGCCATAGCTGGCCTGGTGACAGTATTCTACCTGCTGGCCTATGCTGCTGTCGACCTGGCCTGTCTGGCTCTGGAGTGGGCATCGGCCCCCAACTTCAG GCCCACTTTCCAGGTGTTCTCCTGGCACACGTGTCTGCTGGGCATCCTGAGCTGTCTGGTGATGATGTTCGTCATTAACCCGGTCTACTCCTCAGCCAGCATCGTCCTCCTCTTACTGCTGTTGCTTTTCCTGCACTACAGATCACCCACCAGCAGCTGGGGATACATCAGCCAGGCTCTCATCTTCCATCAg GTGCGTAAGTATCTGCTGATGCTGGATGTGAGGAAGGACCATGTGAARTTCTGGAGGCCCCAGGTGTTGTTGATGGTGGCCAACCCTCGCTCCTCCTGCCAGCTCATCAAYTTTGTCAACCAGCTGAAGAAGGGTGGGCTGTTTGTGCTGGGACACGTGAAGCTGGGAGATCTGG ACACCCTGCCCTCTGACCCTGTCCAGCAGCAGTATAACTTCTGGCTGAGTCTGGTGGATAAGCTGGGGGTGAAGGCCTTCGTGGACCTgactctgtcctcctctgtgaGGCAGGGAACACAGCATCTGCTCCGTATCACAGGCCTGG GCGGCATGAAGCCCAACACTCTGGTCTTGGGGTTCTACGACAGTTGCACCCCTGAGGACTACTTCCTCCAAGACCATGCCTTCTGTGAGTCAAAAGGGTCTGGAGGGGATGATTTTGGGGTGGATCTGCCCTCTCTGCAAGCCCACTTCCCCCCAGTCCGCCATGTGGAGAGCCCACGCTGGCTCACGTCAGAGGAGTATGTGGGAATCATCTCAGATGCCATCAAGATGAGTAAGAACGTGTGTCTGGGCCGCTATTTCTTCCAGCTGCAGGGAGAGGGCATGGGGACCAAGACGGACGGGGCCACGAGGATCATCGACGTGTGGCCCCTCAACCTGCTGCAGCCGAGCAGCACGTCTGCAGCCTCYGTGGACGTTTGCAGTCTCTTCCTGCTGCAGATGGCGTGTGTTCTCAACATGGCCAGCAGATGGCGCCATGCCAGAATGAGAATATTCCTGTGTGTGGAGGCAGAGTCCAGCGACCAGGGTTGGGTGGTTAAAGAGGAGACCTACCGGGAGCTGTTGAGGAAGCTGAGGATCAGGGCCTCCATCAAGATAGTGCCCTGGGACTCTGTGGTGCAGCTCTACGGACAGAAACGGACACAGGACCCAGAGCTGGAGGGCCTGACGAAGCCGGCCCAGACCCTTTCAGAGGACTTCCAGTCTGCAGTCAACAGGATGCTGATGGAGCACAGTGCTGAGGCTGCTGTCCGCTTCCTGTATTTACCACGCCCCCCTGCTCACTCCAGCCAATCACAAAAATATCTCAGTCAGCTGGAAGCTGTGACTTACGGTTTAGGCCCAACCCTCTTGATTCATGGTCTCACCCCTGTCACGTGCACTGAGCTTTGA
- the hsd20b2 gene encoding hydroxysteroid (20-beta) dehydrogenase 2 isoform X1, whose protein sequence is MDTVTVSDSILVRGLVFIGGFTVLYYMLKWSWICWCGFRVYVLSKVWQTDLKAYGQWAVVTGATSGIGKAYANELARRGLDIVLVSRSKDKLHIVAKEIESQHGRQTQIIQTDFTEGHDIYPXIAEALRDLDIGILVNNVGMNYSDKLVHFLDIPNPEQRTTQVINCNILSVTQMTRLVSPRMVARGNGLIINMSSEAGAQPQPMLSLYSATKIFVTYFSRSLNSEYXSXGITVQCVAPFMVSTNMTHNLPPNLLLKSASAFAREALNTVGHSSYTSGCVSHALQHIALSIFFPDWLRLSSYCVKQTEKFAQRTQEKKNMK, encoded by the exons ATGGATACTGTCACTGTATCAGACTCGATACTTGTGAGGGGACTGGTGTTCATAGGTGGCTTCACAGTGCTGTATTACATGCTAAAATGGTCCTGGATTTGCTGGTGTGGATTCAGAGTGTACGTGCTGTCAAAAGTTTGGCAAACTGATTTAAAGGCATATGGACAATGGGCAG TTGTCACAGGGGCTACCTCAGGGATTGGCAAAGCTTATGCAAATGAG TTGGCCAGAAGAGGTCTGGACATTGTACTGGTCAGCCGGTCAAAAGATAAACTCCACATTGTCGCCAAGGAAATTG AGAGCCAACATGGACGCCAGACCCAGATCATCCAGACAGACTTCACAGAGGGCCATGACATCTACCCTGYTATAGCTGAGGCACTACGGGACCTGGACATAGGCATCCTAG TTAATAATGTAGGCATGAACTATTCTGACAAGTTGGTACATTTCCTGGACATTCCCAACCCTGAGCAG AGAACCACCCAGGTGATCAACTGTAACATCCTCTCTGTCACCCAG ATGACCAGACTGGTTTCTCCACGCATGGTTGCAAG AGGGAACGGTCTGATCATCAACATGT CTTCAGAGGCAGGTGCTCAACCACAACCCATGCTGTCTCTCTACTCCGCCACCAAG ATTTTTGTGACATATTTTTCCAGRTCTCTGAATTCAGAGTACARGTCAMAGGGAATAACAGTTCAG TGTGTGGCTCCCTTTATGGTGTCCACTAACATGACCCACAACTTGCCCCCCAACCTGTTGTTGAAGAGTGCCAGTGCTTTTGCCCGTGAAGCTCTGAACACAGTGGGTCACTCTAGCTACACCAGCGGCTGTGTGTCTCACGCTCTTCAG CACATTGCTCTGTCCATTTTCTTCCCTGATTGGCTGCGCCTTTCATCCTACTGTGTGAAGCAGACAGAGAAATTTGCACAGAGGAcacaggagaaaaaaaatatgaaatga